From Solanum lycopersicum chromosome 4, SLM_r2.1:
ACAAAGAAACTGTTTTTTCCAATAAAAGCAGAAACAAGTGTGAGCATGGCTGGAGGTGGAGAAGGTTTTACTGTTGTCCTTATGAGTTTAACAAATCATGGTGAACTCATGGTGACACAATACCAACAAATATGGTGTggtgtcaatttttttttcaatcacaGTGTGGCACTTAAGCTTTAGGAGAAACTTGAATGACTGGGAAGTAGAAGGCTTTTGTAACCTACTTTAGATGCTGGAGCCCTTCCAGATTATTCAAAACAAACAGGATACTCACAGTTAGGCAGCAAGTAAAGACAATAGTTTCTCTGTCAGCAACTGCTATAGTTTGCACTTTGCTAATGAAGCAAGCTGATCAATGGGATGATAACTGGCCTTGGAAACCGATTAGGAAGACTAAGGCACCCTGTCAAGGCAGAATGGTTTGGGTAGGTTGCCTCTTCGGGGCCTGCTTAACACAAAACAAATTGCAGAAAAGTTGATTCCTATTGTGCAATAGATGATATTAGTGGCAGAATGACCAAGAAACAGTAGATCACCTCCTCATACTCTGCAAACTAACTAGACAATGCTAGGATTTGTTCCCATGTGTGGAATCTATTGGGTAATGCCACTCAAGGTAAGAGATTTGATTGAATGCTGGCAACATCAGAGAACTCCTAGAGCATTGAAGCAGATCTGGAGGACCATCCCTCTATgtatctcttttttgtttttgagaaTAACCATCCCTCTATGTATATTCTGGATTATTTGGCTACAGAGGAACAAGACATGTTTAGAAAGTCGGAACAATCATATCTCCAGAATCAAGGATAACTGCctctaaatttatatttctgGAGTAGAAGTAGAATGGTGGATGGTATAAGCCAATATATGGATTTTCTAGAACTTACTTGGAACAAGGATGTAACGACTGCATGCCCATCCCCTGCAGgttttttgtatctttttagTAACATCTTGGCAACTTAACAATAAACCTCAGGAAAAGACTTGTGCTCTCTAAAAAGGATGTGCATACTTTTTAAGTGATCTCTTAATTGTTGAATCAAGACATAGGTGCTAAGAACTTAAAATCAGACAAAAAATTGTCAAGATAAAAAGTAGATGTAAAAGAAAGTGATAGTGCAAATAAGTAGAAAGTGAAGTGCAATAGAGAGCACAACTCACCTTACACACTAATGAATTGTTATATTAGTACAAGGAAATAGGAGCAAATGCGGCCTACAGCATGAGACAAAGTAATTAGTACCCTTCGGTATTGGGATGTTACTTATGGAATAGATAACCAAATGGTTCACCTAAGTAGGATACATGGAAGAACTACGTTTGACAATTAATCTTGAAAAACTACAACTCAAAACTTAATGCTTGTTCATAACATTAAGGAGATGAGTGTATATGTTGAAAAAGCAGACAAAATGAAGACTTAAATACACGGGAAGAAACAGATAGCTATGATCCTACTCCATTGTGCTCACCACTCAGTAGTATCATATATCTGCTAAACTATCCTACAATGAATTGATTTGATCAAACTTCTAAACTAAAAGGGCTAtaagtcattattttttttaaacatatcaAATGCTGGGAAGGCCGATGATTCATAATTTGCCAGAGCAAATATTGTTTAGCAACTACCCAAAGCACCGATATGTCACCAGCACTCATTTTCATATATCTGGGTAGACAAAGAATTACTGATTCTCTTGCAATGAGACCTTGAAGGATACATGGCATGTCACGTAGGGACTGCATTCAATTATCATAGAGAATATGCCTAGGGGTAGTGATTCTCTTGCAATGAGAATTTGGAAGAGATGTCACCTTCGGACTGTATTCAATTCCCGTAGTGGATATTTCTCTAGAAACTTATACTTGATTAAACATTTTTCGTCACCTCTAAACAAAACGAAGAGATAGAAAACAGAAAGTAATCCCAAATAATAGATGAAACCAAAGAAACGGGGGACGTACATGAAGCTATATAACTGACACAAATTTTTTGAAGCTATCTGCCTGGATTCTACTATACAAACAAAAAGTCATGGAAACTCACTTCCTCAGAGGAATAACTTTCAAAATTCAGCAGTATTAGCTCATTCTGCCACAGAGATCAATTCAGATGGTAGTTCTTGGGACTTGATAACCTTTTTTGTCTCTTCTCTGAGAAACCTTTTACTCTGTGCCACCCTTATAGCTCTTCCCATAAATTCCTATGGATGAAGATATACTCAAATCAGGTTTTCGACATTAACCAGATCCAATGGTTCAAGTCCAAAAGAGTAAATAAACTACAGAAACTGCAATGAACATTCAACAAATGGAACTTATATTCATCACAACAAGCAGCCAAACCCAAAATTACCTTTCCGTCAAAGGAGGATAATGCTGCATCAGCTTCCTCCTTGGTATTAAGTGAAACAAACCCATATCCTGCTGATCGTCTGGGATTATCATTGAATATGACTTCAGCAGAAACAACATTTGCACCATTAGCCTTAAAGAATTCCAGCAGGTCGTTAGACCTTGCTTCGAAATGCAAATTAGCCACAAAGAGATTGTGTATAGGCAGCGGCTTGGATGGCGGTGGAGAAGAAGGTTTCTCAGTCTTTGGCTTAGCCCATGCAAGTCTCAAAGGTCTACCCTCAAGTTCCTGTCAAGTGTTAACAACCAATAATGTAACCCAAACTCATTTAAAAAAAGTCAGATAGTGACAGAATTTTTCAGGAAGAGTAAGCATTCAAAATCCTTACATACGCTTCAAGATTTTCAAGAACGGCCTTAGCTTCCTCATGTGAGCCCATTGTGACAAAGACTAAACCCCTGCTTCTTGTCTTGTTATACATTGCAACCTTGAGAACAAACAACAGACAACAAAGCCATCTCAGAAAAACTTAAAGAAGTATAatcaaacttaaaaagtttggtacagagaaaaatatttttcacctgAAACCATTTTCCTGTATGTGGTTATAAGATAATTTCCTTGAAAacaattcttcatcaaaatgaaaaatgacttcATTCACTTATGGTTAGAAGTCGTTTTCCTCTCCAAAAATCACAATTCTTAATTCATAACACCAAATTCAACCAACACGAAGACAATGCTTCAAAACTTTAATACTTAAAATCATCATCACACCTTATACTGCATATAGTATCATTATCATGTCACCTACTTACCAATATTTGAGTACAAGCAAAATTTCTCCATCCAAAAGTAGACTTTTTCACCTATGGAAGTAAGTCAGTTTTCTTCCCGAAAATCTTAATCCATAACACTAACTTCAACCACTTTTCAATTTCCAATACTACTACAAAATCATAGCTAACATCTCTCCCCCATAAATACAGGGTTAATGTACGTGTACATTCTATCCTCGCCAAACCTGAGATTGAGATCGCACTTGTGGAACTATACTGAATATGTTGTTGTACTAAAAACTTTATACTCATACCCTATATAATTCaccatacaaaaaaaaacagatattttaaaaaggtgCAAACCTCAATATCCTCCACAGTGCCATATTTCTCAAATAGAGGTCGAAGGTCGTTTGCTGTATAGGTCCAAGGAGCATTCTGTGCAAGCACTCTTCTTTTCAAACTTCCATCTTCTAACTGTTCTTCTAGGTCTAGTGCGGTTTCTGGAGTTTGGGCAGACGAAGAGCAATTGGATATGTAAAGGTACGGTCTTTGGGGTTTGATGGGGATTAATGGGGAGAAACAAGGAGTTCGCAAAGAAATGGAGGAAGGGGATAGTAAAACGGGAGTTGTCGAATGGTGGTGAAGGGGAAACAAAGTGGATGATGAAGAAGGGAATAGGGATGGAGAACATAGTAAGCGAAGTAACGCCATTGATGAAGTGGAAGAGCTGTGTAAATGGGGCAATTCAAAGGAAGCTGCAGTTCGGGGATAGTTTACGACTGGATAAGGGTCATATCACGGCAATATAAACCGCTTTCTccctcccaaaaaaataaaatttgtttttttcgtGAGTAAATTAGaataatgtaatatttatttatatattataagatatgaataatattatatttcatgtgttaaatttatgtttaacgtataattttttttttttaaattttatattcaattttagtAAAAGTGAACTGAGAGAGTAACATGCGTTGACGCAAAGGTGAACTTTGCATAGGGGTggttttgaatttcattttgCACCGTGAAGTTACAAGTTCAAAACTAGTCATAGAAAATGAGATCCAAATCTAGTGCACTCACCTTTGAGGTGTGCAGCGTTTAATTTTGATGTCTTTAGATATATCAACGAAAGTTCGATGTGAAGTCCTTCCACGTATATATGAAGCAGAAGCATTTCCTCTCGAGATTGAATCtttcaaagttttcaaattcGCTTTAGAGATTGAGCAAGCGTGATTAGTCTACATATATCAATGATAAGTTACACTTAGTATTTTTCGcgtaatttctaaaattttaatttttaaaatattaaattaaattactctaatctatatttaaatatatacgatcatcatatattattataagcatgaagctcaaaacataaaagttgaattaccattttatcccCACATTTAATGAAAaggctataaaatatttaattacattcatctaatataattaattaaacatttttatctttaaataaagaaaatacttctttaaTAATTTGTGTAAAAAAAGATGTAAACATATGTTTAAATAAATGCTAGGTATCATATTGACTACCATACAATAAATGTTTTAACAGTTTCAAAATTGattcttcatattcttttatatgtattaatacatattttgaATACTTATAGTCATACGTTTTAACTTTAAAGAATAActacaaatttgaatttaaatagttttggaaatctaacaatttttaaagaataaaatataaagtgtcCTTTCACTTCTTTAATAAAGagatttaatgatattttaatgaTCTTTTTCTAACTTGACTTTTGAGTTTTTATATATCTTGGCTATAATTACCACTGTGTGCTTCACTAATTTTCTGATCTGTAAATTATGTCATGATATATATTGTCTGAGTTTTGATGATAGCTACTTCTCTTCATTTATTGtatcttaatatttatttgataattttattgtagATTAACTAATATCTGCTAAGATTTCTCTATCATGTGTTCaagtgaaatttttattttgtgttattatattagaAATGAAGATATTATACATTTGTTGATGTTCATAATAATATACTTGTTACTTTCACCTTTCATCCATAAAATGGGTTAATGACATATTCATGACAATCCTTTGAGTCCCTCAATTATATCCTATCGAAgagattttgaataatttaaagagaataaagaaagttgtcatctctttttctttcacatTGTTACTACTTTTTTCTTTCACATTGTTAATTTTAGCTTCATTTTATAATACTTTTGTTGATTCTTTAGAGgtgttcttttatttaccattaaaaaatttctattttctttcctatttgataaataaataactacaaataaaatattattgtacaCAATAAGACTTTGAGTTTTATGATTTAAGTCTTTGCATGGTTGATAATTGTTCTTGCTTTGATAACCACATAAGTTGTATAGCTTTTAAAGTACTTTTCttgatttactattttattttacaaactttataataaaaatagaattattagTTCTATTAAGGacccgtttggccatagatttcccaaataatatttggggaaaaaattggcaaataatgtttgtccatacaatttgtcattatttgacaaatatttttggtaaatatcccaaattctcaaatactagttttttctagtatttgggccaaatctcattatttgggatcttttgaaaattaaaattttaccccaaacttttatcttttacaaaaacaccctctatAGTAGTTGTTTgtgttgtattacataattttttacgtgaacaccaaactggtgatgaaatatttagtcaatattaaataatgatatgattgttgatgaaaatgtgaaaaattaactcaaggtaATAAAATCATGTGCTTcgtctacttcacgatgtatggaatgATACTTGTTGCACTCgctccaaattaccacattgctctAGTGTGGTGGaaactatttgttattgttgtaatgaacatccaattgacttgtaatacaaacttatagttagttttaatagtttttaaaacttatgggtataaatcatatttttctaaaaaggtgaaatatattttccaaatcctatggccaaacacatggtgaaatttcacccaaattttcactcaaataatatttgccaagaatatttgaaaatttatggccaaacgctagctaaaAGTGTGAAGCAACAAAGTTAAGGTTAGATTACTAGAATTATCCTATAAATTTGTATAGATAACACtctttgaaattataaaatttgaagaaattgaagggttacttaataattaaataca
This genomic window contains:
- the LOC101266507 gene encoding 28 kDa ribonucleoprotein, chloroplastic, translated to MALLRLLCSPSLFPSSSSTLFPLHHHSTTPVLLSPSSISLRTPCFSPLIPIKPQRPYLYISNCSSSAQTPETALDLEEQLEDGSLKRRVLAQNAPWTYTANDLRPLFEKYGTVEDIEVAMYNKTRSRGLVFVTMGSHEEAKAVLENLEAYELEGRPLRLAWAKPKTEKPSSPPPSKPLPIHNLFVANLHFEARSNDLLEFFKANGANVVSAEVIFNDNPRRSAGYGFVSLNTKEEADAALSSFDGKEFMGRAIRVAQSKRFLREETKKVIKSQELPSELISVAE